Within Lytechinus variegatus isolate NC3 chromosome 15, Lvar_3.0, whole genome shotgun sequence, the genomic segment ATAATTTTTGTCACCACGAATgtagtaagaaaaaaaattcccgGTTTATTATCGATCTTCAACAATGAATCAGTTTACATGAAGGTTCCATTTATACAGCTTCcattgattaaaaaatcaatgaaagggAAAACAATTGACTTAGATGTGACAGCAATAAATAGACTGACATGAAATCGATATTATGGATAATCAATGTTACACAATGCCGAATCGATAGCCATATAAGGTTTGTAATTGTATGTTTACTTCGAATATTTAAACAATGATTTCAATATCACGCATGAATAAGGATAGAATAATAGAAACTTTGGGCTTATCAATAAGTTCtcgtacaaaaaatatatttcgctACACagatgcaaaaatcacaataatcCACTTTGATTAGTTTACTCATTTGATTTCGATGTGAGAATGAAAATTGCGACGTAAGTTGTATTTTGAATGTGTCTTTTTGATATCTactaaaaaaatcaactttgcaTCCATGTATATTTTACATTCTATGTTTGTAACACTGGTGACAactaaaatgatatatataaatttgggggtaataatatgttCCTTCTTTGGGTGGGGTTTCTCTTCTTTGTCTTTTATTCTATGTCACCATTTTGTGTTTTGTCAGTCATCATCTAGCTTATATTCTTTTATAAAAGAAAGTATGGTAAGCTTGAAGATAAAAGAAGAGTTATTTTGTTGACCAAGATTAGTTTTTCCTGAATGCATGATTTGACATTAATCTCCTCAAGTTATTCAATGTCGCTATTCACTAAAATATACAGAGAATAGAGAGAGGGGACgagaaatggaaagagagaagcaGAATTAGAGATCGAAGAAAGGAAAGATCACATGATGAAAACGACGGAGCTTCGTTATTTGGACAATCGAAAAACAGAATCCATAGTAATTCTAGACTGTAATACAGTCACATAAACGAAACTGACTTTAAACTGACTttaaactgggcgttgtggcgtgcgcctgtaatccaagctgtggggaagttacaaattgatgcagaggttcgaggttcgagccctggtcacgtctttcggatggtgacgttaaaggtcggtcccagacgtaaataatcatatctgattgatacacgtctgaaaaaactcaaatacacacacacacaaccgaCTGATCATGTCATTGGTAATcatgtaatagctttgatcggtctggagtcccTTTCACCAATGTGACTAAGCATCCCGCTTAGCCATAATCGCAATGTATtaaatattatacatgtaggggtGTCGTGGTCGAGTGGTTATGGCTCTCGTCTCTCAATCTGTTGAACATGGGTTCAATTCCCAGTTTTGATGTGGtctccttcagcaaaaaatttacccacattgtactgcactcaactcaggtgaggtgaatgggtatccggTAAGAAGAAATTTCTCGACTGCTTGGCAGcgcagctaaagccggggtaacaGTACTTTGTATCCTAAGGCGAAAGGCTCTTTATAAACCcagccattattattattgttagtattattattaaaaatactTTCACCATGATCACAAATTGTGATTAGATGGAAGGCGGGAACTATTATGCTTTGTAAATCTGTTGTCAATTGTAATGataaattatatcatattatggGTAGCAATTGTAAGTCTATCATTCTATCAACCGCTAAAAGTTGTTTATCaagttttcttgaaaaataatttttagagtGCATATAAGTTCTTTTTGTTAtgaaatttaaagaaatcaaataaaagtaATCGTTCTGAATATCTAATTTTCGACCTTTTATTTTAGATCTTCTCGAACAGATTTATGTTGTACAGAACTTAGATGCATGCGTATATTAAAAGTGTATTTTGCTATTGAGTTCACCTAGTAATTCAATTTTGTTCTGTCGAAAAATAGTTCATAGATATCTCTAACACTGAAAATGAATAACTTAAAATTTGAGTTTTTTTGTACTCGAGGGGTTGGTACAATATCAGCACTacaaagtgtgtgtgtgtatttgagtttttgtCAAATGTGTTGCagtcagatatgattatttacgtctggacgacctttaacgtcaccatccgaaagacgtgaccaggctcgaacctcgaacctctgcatcaatttgtaacttccccctcatagcttggattacaggcgcacgccacaacaccACAAGGAGTGCTAAAGTGTAGTTATGCTCATTTTTGCACCTTTAAGGGTGCTGTTAGTTATAATTAAGCACCCTATACGGtacatacactgcaaaaactccggtgttgatttacataccagagaagtattgaaacaacaccagtttgaaatcaaaccaatggtgttttgataataattggtgttgtataaacacatatctggtgttagaccaaaacgaaactggtgtaaacacttctctggtgtggacatatattaATTCCGGgctagtgttaaatcaacaccggagtttttgcagtgtagatgACCTATGTAATgaatgtttaaatttgaacctTTTAGGGTGCAAaagaacatttattttttccactTAGGGAGCAAGATTAAGCACCCCATAAGGTCTGTACCAGTGTCTTATTTAGGGTGCATAGAAAGATCAGTTGTTTTAACATAcccgtttctctttctttatgtTCTCTCTTTTCCTTGGCTCGTTTACCTGCGTCGCTGAAAGCTGCCACGGTACTAGAAAATAaatatgagaaaatgaaaaactaAGGTGATAAACTTGGGTCATTTACAACATTTTACtgaataaatttacaaaattataatacatcGGATTATTCATGTCACggcaaaaatagaaaatgatggACAGCAATCATTGCTTATAACAAGAGAACACACACACGCAGACATATgtttattaatgataaaaacaattgagaaaatgttatatataactatgatatatgattttacaaaaagCCCTCAAAGAAATAAACGAGGAtgaagaagtagtagtggtataaACCATAAAAAAGTGTAAGGCATATAACCTTTATGattcatatttacatttcatttcaacGGCGAATTATTCTTTCCAAGTAACTCCAAAATAGAATATAATTTCACACCACAGTTGATATTATCCCCACAAAATATATTCTTACCTCAACTTTTTCTGAACATCTGGTTTCTTCTTAGATGCTCCGGACCCCATGTTGGCTAAGATTGACGAATAGAAATAacactttcaaaaaaattaatttgattatgGATTGATAATCCACAAAAAGTATTTTCTAAGTAAAATGTCAAGAAGTAAAGTCTTGATAAGATTTCATCTTGTCGAAGTGCGCATATATTCCAATCTTGTTGATGTAGTTGGGAGGAGTGGAAACAATTGATCGTGGACAACTCCTTATTAATGAATAATGGTAAACAATAACATGAAAGTCAAGTCGGCCTAGCCTTTTCGTGACGTCACTTTACTACGAAAAACCACATGATGATGGAAATGACGTCTTCTGACTGAACTTCTACAAGTCAATCTTCTGGACCGGATCTTCACAACTTAGAAGTGTGTCTTAATGCATGCAGGGCCGACACTTTCTCTCGAGGATGAACTAGCTATGTTTTCCACTGTATTCTTTGAATCTGAAACCGTTTCTGCAAGATTAATCCAAGATATTCTGCAATTTACTTTCCTGTAGGCCTTACATGATCTTATGCACATGGGGCATTGGTATATTGTCGTGTAACGATTCGCTTGATACTCGTTGTTAAGGCGATTGTACACATCAATGAATAGAACTGACTGAGGATCCCACACAATACCTGATGGTCCCAAACTAAACGCGCCATTCTATCCGCCACAGTTGAGCGATTCCCCAATCAAAAAAGCCCACAAGCCGAAAAGGTATTCAATAGTGCTGCTTCTTCAGAAGTATTGCGGGCGTCGGGTTGCTGTGAGGATCCTGGGACCCGTCTAGCAAAAgattgtgattgatccaatcaatcgcaactatggaaggccagcaaagtcaacatttattatgcatgtttgttcaacagaaaatatatatatgaatgtatattcataaattcattgatttcttgatattttggtgtgttctcctttgttttgtttacagAGGATATTTTGCAAGTTtcctatagaaaaaattatgacactgatggatttccacagagttacgattgattggatcaatcgtaactctttgtaagacgggcccctggtctatACAGTATATCGGGAGTTCATCAATATCACTTTTTTGAGTGGGCTCAAGAGATTGACCCCGGGCGACGGATTGATTTGTAATGGTATTACAAAGGGAGACCTTGTAAACATTGTCATAGCAGAAACCATGTTGGACCCAGCTCTTGTGACTTGACGCTGCGGCGATAGAATCTAAGAGCAGATTGAGTGTTTAACCGTTTTGATCAACAAAAgggtttttattttacaaagtgTACAGactaattttgaaatattttttcaacttAAACCCCATTACAATCGCTTTTTCACATAGGCTATATATTTCTAATCACCTTTGGTTTAATCTTGACCGTTTTCATTGCATGTATTTCGAATTACTTATTTTGTTATTACAATGGAATCAATTAATATACCTGATTTTTTTGTATCTTTTGTTTTCTGATGTCACTGCAAACCGCAGCTTTTTATCATTCTGTTCTCACTTTGTATGTTTTGTAAcccaaaatttgattttcgcTTTAATGATGTACATAAAGCTGCAGTGCAATATTTAATCGTACTATTATGTAACCTTCATAAGTTTGATAGTTcgtatttgattatattttattattctcaatatatacatttcatgtaatttgctttatattttgtaaacgtTTTATGTGTAAGTTTCCAGACTGTTTTACTTTGTCTTTAATGCAATAAATCGAATTGAATAGACCCCCATAACAGACCATAGACGCTTGCTCAGAGTAGTGATGTCATAAAATAGCTAAAAAGAGAACTTTAGTTAAGAAGTCAAGGGTAGACGACAGCTCATGAAATCGGCACATTTTGATATTCAGTCGATTAGAACCACGAATAAAATCGTTCTTTAGGACTTATGACCATGCAGTGGActcttataccttggtcacatttgctctacggcggccgtacggcgagtcgataacagccgttttaacattttttgtaccaactacatttaggtggtttgaattaaaattaataaaacggctgttttttgactcgccgtacggccgccgtagagcaaatgtgaccaaggtatcaGGCCCTGTTGTATAAAAGTTCATTATAATTTTGCCACCAATGTCAACTACCTAGgaatcattgattttgattggcttttgAATATTATACGGTACACTTTAGTGGTTAAAACAACCAAATGTGTTGGTGAATTATACGACCTACAAAAATGGTCAAAATCAaaaatttcttgatgaaaatttaccagaattttggttgatattgcCCATATTTATCGGTCGGACAAAAGTCACATTCATCAACAAATTGgttataccatggacctaccagtCCATGGTTATACTTTGATCGTCTactaccatttcgtctacttaCCAGtactttttaagagtgtagttATCAATGGACGCGCTAATTATTGATCGCAAAGTTACAAGGTCAATTATACCCCCAGATAATGATGATTTAAATCTTGgagtaaaatcaaacaaacgcaactctgaaaatttcatcaaaatcggatgtaaaatttttaaaaaagttgagacatttaaagtttcgcttatttttcttaaaacacttatatgcacaactcagttatattcaaatgagagaggCGATCAACGTCCCTCactatctctttttttattgtttgaattgtagaatatttaaattttcacaaatctgacaataaggaccaacttgtcTGAGCTAgaaaatgtaaaacaatgttaatttcacatattcagggaggaataaatctttgtttcacatgacaatggtgATAAAATTGgattatttcatatatcatataatgaaatacaaaagaaatggtgagcgAGTGATGTCATCTATCCCCTTATTTGAATGATACATCAACAATTAAATTTTTGGAAGAGTGGAAACTTTTCCCAAATGCAATATCCAATCTTGTATAAAGATTTATACCAAAATTTAACTGTTGGGTCGAAGTGGTAAAtgtaacatttagaaaatgtcaCTCCTCCAACTTTCCaattgttgatttaacatttcttttttttttaaagtgaaggATGTTCATACaactgtttttttaatcaaacgaaatattaaaaatgccataatttccttattttccatccgattatgatgaaaatttcagtgttatgcttgttagatgtttctctttttattcaaatcaactgttTATCGGGGTGGACTTGCCGTTTAACTTTTTTGCAGGAGGGGATATATAGGAGGATGTTTCATCAACGTTTCATCAACACTtgttgtctgacaagttgtcatatctgatatctttccttgattttgattggctgagatgcTTCATTCCTATGGTAacaagtccttttatgaaacgctccccatgtcacacaaaatgatatatatccattcacaaaaaaatatcaccCTGATCATAAGATAACCACCTCAATTTAATGCCATACAACAAACagtgaagaaaagaaagaaagagagttgATGTTTATAGTATATACACTGTAAggaatattgggtaaaaattttACCACCACAAGGGTAATTAtttgtccaaccaatttggcgcagtattttacccaatgcgagaagtatattgtccagtaaggttaaaaaaataagcagcaattactttagaatgggcaaaattttcatcacactggataaataaaatgcccaaaagaaatgctcaATGTAGTTACcccatggagcacttttacccaatattttagAAGAGGAGAAACATGAACAATTAAATATATTACGCATTTTTCGTATTTCGCATTATTCATTAACATAATATTTGATACTGAAgcattataatatattttgaatacagtctaaaaagataaaaattaaatgattagaAAGGATTATGCTCAGCAACAGTAGCGAATATTTTCTAGAGTTACTTTCAagtttgggcatatttttttatatacttgtactgcatatattttacattttattcttaCCTATATTATTACGAccgaaatataaaaaaaaactagaaaGTAGCCAATTAGTtatattcattaaaacaaaattataaactaTTTGATTGATTTCACAAGCTATACAACATACATCAGTAATTACACACTAAACACCGATTTCCACCTACATCATAAAGTACAATAACACTACAACAATAATTGTTATGACTATCATGTTTAAACTGATCAAATTAATACAGGAGGTAATGACGATTCTAGCATTCACCATTAATTGCGTGTTTTTATCTAATATGGATCATTTGATACAGTTTTTGTGGATGATTGTTTTTCTCAGTATTGTTGTTTCGGTTTTTATTACAATGGATCTTCCTCATTCCATTTTTTCCatataaatcacattttttattgatcaaaAGGGAAACAAACAATAAGCCCAGATCACGATTTCTAAACGAACATGATACAGgacaataaaaatgaagaaaatactaAAAACATGCATCACACAAGAGATATGCCCTTATTAaaaattgttactttgatttttatatgCTCTGTAAAGTATGTAACcacaagaatatttattaggaggctgcactctacaagctccacTTTTTAGAATCCTCCTCCATTTTCAACACGatatgtaataatcttgaatataatttttgtacagggatacttgaaatatgttttttatttgtatgtcaaaatgtacaaaacaaactgttattgttgaaaatggaaatagacgaaatgaaatgaaataaaagagccaattcaataattttaaatATTCAGTATTTATAAACTGATAAGTCGATTCATATCTATAATATATTTACCATTTACAGTCATGATTGAGGAGACTTTGCAAGGGATCATTAAAATCATTCTACAAGAATTGTGATTATCGGGTTTTCTGTTACAGAAATGACACCTTGATTAGTTTTTCGACATCATGTTAACTTTTGATAAAGAGATAGTCAATAAATTATGACTTTGGATTTGTTTAACAGGTTTGTAAATCAGAGGTTTAAAACCATCAGTTTCTCGTGTGAACTTGTTTCATGAATGCAGATTTTGCAGCATTGACATTAATATGCAAGTGATGCTCAAGTGAGAAGATTCATACACTATTTCTTACATACAGTCATTCTGAAGCTAGACATCATGGCATGGTATCGAGCACGAACTCGTCTATTCATGAATGAGTAAATGATTGGATCGAGGAGTGAGTTGATGTAAGCGAGCCACATTGTGAACACACCCAATGAATGAGTTACACTGATATCGATGGAACATGAATGCACAATGGAATATGGTGTCCAGCAGATCAGTGTAGTCATCACCAATAGTACGCCTACAGAGGAtagaaataataacaaagttataatAGACTTTCATAATGAGTTGCCTAAAAAGAGGGATAGAACCTCCTAAAAGTTTCAGTATGTTATTAGCCACGGGAGCATGGTGTTTACTTGCACTTCACGTTTTTAATTGTAAATAGAAACTCGCTATAGTCATCTGCACCATATCGCATCTGTTTAGTTCGCATAGGTTGTAGCAGGGACGTGAGAggacaaaaatatcaaatttgattttactAGACTTgttcatattgaaaaaaaaatggtgtcaTCTTCTCTTTCTATTAGTTGAGTGAAGGGACCGGATGACCAAAGTCAGATAaaattttatgagaaaataagaaacaaaaataacccAATGATGCTGGCAAACGAAAGCTGGTTCTCGGTATTTCGCTAGAAAAAAATCACTCGTTTGCTCCGTTCGTTCCAAAAAGTATACGCACATAATTTTGTACAATATAAATCTCTCAACAACAGGTTTTTGCAGCAAACTATGCAAATATTCTCACACTGGTGCAAAACAGGATTCCTCTACGTGATCTATAATGGTTTATCCTGGACACCCCTCCCACTTTATTTCGTGTTGATCATGGGGATGATCTCTAGACTATACTGAGATAGTGATGGGAAGGAAGTAGATACCTGTCAGAGCGATTCTTTTGTCAGTCGTGAGTTTCTTCTGCAAGGCCCTCTTCCTTTTCTCGTTCATCTTCTTCTTCGGATGCGCAGCCGCTTCCTGGATACCACTACCCACAGGCTGGTCAAGGTTGGGAGATGATGATTCTTCTGTTGTCTCAGAAACATTTCCATACCGACCAGGAAGATCTTCCAAACTCAAGCCCGAGTTGGTCGTCGGATTGGATGCGTGAAGGCTttcatcatcgactttctcGCTGTCGCTTGCAATAACGTCTGCAGGAGCGTCGTCCGGTTTTCGACCGTTGGCGTGAGATCGAAGGACCTGCTGCTGACGCCTCAAGGTCCAGAAGACACCAATGTAGCAGAAGACCATGGCGGGAATAGTGATGCCGAACAGGATGACGAAGCAGATGAAGTAATAGAGGCATACTTGCCAGATTGGGGAACAATGATGGGTGAAAGGGTGATATTTGTAATCAGAGATTAACTCAAAGGAAGGCGGGATGATGTTGAACACGGAAAATGCCCAACAgagaatgatgaagatgatgatacgAGTCTTTGTTGGAGGAAAGCGACTCGACCAAACGACGGTCAGATAGCGGTCTACAGATATGGCCACAATGGTGGCAAAGTTTCCGAAGGAAAAACTTGTCCCACCAATCCCGTTGATCTGTGAAGATAAACAAATAGTAGTTTGAGGTGTTTTTAACTTATCCAGGGAATTGTGCAAATGTTGTAGCCTATA encodes:
- the LOC121428434 gene encoding 5-hydroxytryptamine receptor 1-like; the protein is MSSTNSSTTPYSGLQIDHQPTSVVAIVEGLTMIIIFLGSLIVNLVALVIILRDKTLRRNVHNWLIINLIINDLGITITSMSFSIISVFDNGYFLIHSEVMCLINGIGGTSFSFGNFATIVAISVDRYLTVVWSSRFPPTKTRIIIFIILCWAFSVFNIIPPSFELISDYKYHPFTHHCSPIWQVCLYYFICFVILFGITIPAMVFCYIGVFWTLRRQQQVLRSHANGRKPDDAPADVIASDSEKVDDESLHASNPTTNSGLSLEDLPGRYGNVSETTEESSSPNLDQPVGSGIQEAAAHPKKKMNEKRKRALQKKLTTDKRIALTGVLLVMTTLICWTPYSIVHSCSIDISVTHSLGVFTMWLAYINSLLDPIIYSFMNRRVRARYHAMMSSFRMTVCKK